A window of Acinonyx jubatus isolate Ajub_Pintada_27869175 chromosome B2, VMU_Ajub_asm_v1.0, whole genome shotgun sequence genomic DNA:
CCACTCTGGAGACCTCCTCAGCGTCGGGCGGGCGGCTCTGGCTGAGGATGAACAACAGACAGCCCAGCAAAGCTTCTCGAACATCCTGCGAGCCCAGGCGGCGGGCCAGTCGGCgcaggaggggcaggaggtgCCGGCGGGCCAGGCGGGTGGCAGGCAGCAGCAAGCGGGACATCAGGGTTCGAAGCAGCAGTGGGAGCAGTGGAGCGGGCATGGCTGGGTCAGCGACTGCGAAAGCAATCCAGACTCTAAGcttgcccctttcctgctccctcCTCACCTGGCAAAAACTGGGGTGGGCAGGTGTCCCCCCACTCCAGTGTATACCCTCATGCTCCCCCCACTTCAATTCCTGGGCCATTTTTGCTTCCCAGAAGCCCTTTCTCTTGGCAAGGTAGCTGGGGCAGGAAGGTTCTTACCACAGTGCAGATGGAGCCATTGAACCAAGGCAAGAGCAAAACTGAGGCTAGGACCCGCAATTTGCCTTTCCCAGTCTCCAGGGGCTCCTCTAGTtccctagacacacacacacacacacacacacacacacacacacacacaccccagtcaGTTCCACCCCTCCTCAAGCATATCCTCA
This region includes:
- the MYMX gene encoding protein myomixer translates to MPAPLLPLLLRTLMSRLLLPATRLARRHLLPLLRRLARRLGSQDVREALLGCLLFILSQSRPPDAEEVSRVAGQERRERLAPPK